In one window of Hafnia alvei DNA:
- a CDS encoding DUF3560 domain-containing protein produces the protein MPQLNTQGATAKPTNASFENHAPTYRATYSPDDNKLRLYASQYLDDETYSKVHAVGFKWAPKQGFFVAPAWTPSREDLLISLAGDIEDEDSTLFERQEERAERFNDYSSKRAAESEQALAHVDALTSAIPLGQPILIGHHSERKARNHAKKIDNGMKRVVMLFERAGYWEERAQASLKHAKYKERSDVRYRRIKKIEADLRKAEKNIVASEKFLKLWRSDNLDLNMARAISNYDHISCCFTLEKYPRSAEISQYEGFMSLWSALSEGIIDAEQARDIAIPNHEKSVKHRQRWAAHYRNRLSYERGMLNEAGSIITRANEFQIGGQVLSRGEWLSIIRINKSNGDVSSIETSHYSFVGLRGTMKLTPDRITDYKAPSDEEAIAAKNAAKRPPIVNYQEEGFKAMTKAEWAKTPSDYKGVRGVAENDEHGAYRYRRVMSTGCTLLTVYITDMKTVEIPKK, from the coding sequence ATGCCACAACTCAACACCCAAGGCGCGACAGCGAAGCCTACAAATGCATCTTTTGAAAACCACGCACCGACCTATCGTGCAACCTATTCCCCTGACGATAACAAGCTGCGTCTTTATGCATCGCAATATCTCGATGATGAAACCTATTCAAAAGTCCATGCCGTGGGCTTCAAATGGGCACCTAAACAAGGGTTTTTTGTGGCGCCAGCATGGACGCCATCGCGTGAAGATTTGCTGATCTCTCTGGCGGGTGATATTGAGGACGAGGACAGCACCTTGTTTGAGCGTCAGGAAGAACGCGCCGAGCGGTTCAACGACTACAGCTCAAAACGCGCCGCAGAATCAGAGCAGGCGCTCGCGCATGTTGATGCGCTAACGTCAGCCATTCCGCTTGGACAGCCGATCCTCATCGGACATCACAGCGAACGTAAAGCGCGTAACCACGCCAAAAAAATTGATAATGGAATGAAGCGCGTCGTGATGTTGTTTGAACGCGCGGGATATTGGGAAGAGCGCGCGCAGGCATCCCTCAAACATGCCAAATATAAAGAGCGCTCAGACGTTCGCTATCGCCGCATTAAAAAAATCGAGGCTGATTTACGTAAGGCTGAAAAAAACATTGTAGCTTCTGAGAAATTTTTGAAGCTCTGGCGCTCGGATAATCTTGATCTCAATATGGCGCGCGCTATCAGTAATTATGATCATATTTCGTGCTGTTTCACGCTCGAAAAGTACCCGCGCTCGGCAGAAATTAGCCAGTATGAAGGGTTTATGTCCCTGTGGTCAGCCCTAAGTGAGGGCATTATTGACGCCGAACAAGCCCGAGATATTGCGATCCCCAATCATGAAAAAAGCGTGAAACATCGTCAACGCTGGGCGGCGCACTACCGCAACCGCCTAAGCTATGAGCGCGGGATGCTGAACGAAGCCGGTAGCATTATTACCCGTGCTAATGAATTCCAAATCGGCGGGCAGGTGTTAAGCCGCGGGGAGTGGTTGAGCATTATCCGCATCAACAAAAGCAATGGTGATGTGAGCTCGATTGAGACATCTCACTATAGTTTTGTTGGGCTCAGAGGCACGATGAAACTCACCCCTGACCGCATCACAGACTACAAAGCCCCTTCAGATGAAGAAGCGATCGCCGCCAAGAACGCCGCAAAGCGCCCGCCTATCGTCAATTATCAGGAGGAGGGCTTCAAAGCGATGACAAAGGCCGAATGGGCAAAAACGCCATCTGATTATAAGGGTGTGCGTGGCGTTGCTGAAAATGATGAGCATGGCGCGTACCGCTACCGCCGTGTGATGTCCACCGGCTGCACACTGCTAACGGTGTATATAACCGACATGAAAACCGTTGAAATTCCTAAAAAATAA